TTTCTTGTTCATTTCTTGAAATTTTTGATGCACCTTCTGAAACTGATGGTTTATCTCTTGGGTTTGGTATTTGATCCACTGTATTTTGGAGTTTGATGGGTTGCACAATATTATTCCCTTCgattttatgatatttttcTACCTCTTGAGTGCTGTTTTCCTTTGGAATTTCGGGTTGGTTCTCATGTTCCAATTGATCCTTTGAATCATTGGAGTTAAATtcgtcattttttaatacaaaatGTGAATCGATTCCATTTTTCGGTGTATGTTGTGGTTGTAGTGATTCTTGTATCGCTTGATGTATTTGTGGTTGTTGTGGTGATTGGTGATGATGTGGTGGCTGTGGCTGTTGTGATGGTACTGTTGTTGGTGGTGGTTGTGGTTTTATTTCAGATAGTGCTTTCTGTAGTGTCTCATTCTCTTTATTGTGTGATTCTAGCTGTAGTTTTGGTTGTATTGGATGTAGTTCTTGTTGTAGTGTTTGATCTTTCGGTATtaaattttcttttgttGATTCTTCTATAGACACTCCTTGGGATTTTCCACTATTTTCTGATTCATTTCCTGAAGTTTTTAATGTACCTCCTGAAACTGATGGTTCCTCTCTTTGGATTGATCTTTGATCCACTGTATTTTGTAATTTGGTGGGTTCTACAATATTCTTCCCTTCGGCTTTATGATATGTTTGCTCCTCTTGAGTGCTCTTTTCCTTTGGAATTTCGGGGTCCTTCTCATCTTCCAATTGATCCTCTGGACCATTGGAgtctaatattttaaaattgttcGTAGAATGtgattctttttttttaatttctgtAAGTTCTAGAAGACGActttctatattattttttttaccaaTATCATTCTTAATAGCAGCGGTTCTAAAGTcgtcatatattttttttaatttttccaaTAGAGATAGATATGAATCATTTCCAGAAAAAACCTCATAAAGGTTTCTATATTGATTAAAACATTTTACAGAATGCTGACGAAGTTTCACAGGTCTTtcatgattttttttataatatgcaattgtattacatatatgATTAAGTAACGTATACAATTCGCTCATATACCTAAGATTAGGATCTTTCACACCCCTTACATCATTTAAAATATCCCATTGTCTAAGATGACCCATAGATTTATCTAAATATTTGTCATAAGCCGAACTTAAAGTAATATTATGGGCATTTTCattgtttctttttttggCTATCTTAAATAAAGTATGAGCTAACcacataataaaatgttcatAATAACCGCTTTCTTTATTGTAAAAATTCGTAAATAAATACACGCTCAATGCACCAATACTCTCAGCCCTAGTTGAGCATTGTTTATTATTGGGGCAATATTCACGGTATTCTTGGGATTTGTTAATTGCCTTCTGTAAGTAAATACTACCATTCAAAAGCTTATCAGCTTCAAGAAATAACTCACActaagaaaattatatataaattgataaaaatatgtattaatacaaaatttattgaataaaatttaatgtgaTTTCTAGACAAATCAAACACAACAAAATAAAGGATAGgcatgtt
Above is a window of Plasmodium yoelii strain 17X genome assembly, chromosome: 9 DNA encoding:
- a CDS encoding PIR protein, which codes for MEDDLACELFLEADKLLNGSIYLQKAINKSQEYREYCPNNKQCSTRAESIGALSVYLFTNFYNKESGYYEHFIMWLAHTLFKIAKKRNNENAHNITLSSAYDKYLDKSMGHLRQWDILNDVRGVKDPNLRYMSELYTLLNHICNTIAYYKKNHERPVKLRQHSVKCFNQYRNLYEVFSGNDSYLSLLEKLKKIYDDFRTAAIKNDIGKKNNIESRLLELTEIKKKESHSTNNFKILDSNGPEDQLEDEKDPEIPKEKSTQEEQTYHKAEGKNIVEPTKLQNTVDQRSIQREEPSVSGGTLKTSGNESENSGKSQGVSIEESTKENLIPKDQTLQQELHPIQPKLQLESHNKENETLQKALSEIKPQPPPTTVPSQQPQPPHHHQSPQQPQIHQAIQESLQPQHTPKNGIDSHFVLKNDEFNSNDSKDQLEHENQPEIPKENSTQEVEKYHKIEGNNIVQPIKLQNTVDQIPNPRDKPSVSEGASKISRNEQESNGKFQGMFIEPTKENLSPKSKDQTLPQELPSIIPQPEQKPDSQPGPEPQPEPQPEPESQHIDNVAQPASTQEKSLTSYETIKKITETEFLYDFYKLHFSSFYKNLTKYGNRLYESTSTSLTKGYSAFNNFANDLITQPNKMNVTFQSVDNRIQTKDSGSDYSPSDDTSETPLHSSTQSIDKKIEGEKQENISEGQGQINEAESRGKISETEGGTQEANPEDGIHEINSEDGNQETNLEGEPQEKELENKDQISKDEGKEEISEAEESIPISTPNEPSGDSINITLYREIEQLPSEIKVKRDISEIKVQNGIFEKGFPGNLFKESKFILYPFIVIAILVMLAVIYKCLGFGRRKKEKKKKKMKKVRKLCDENNTEKLKCIHRK